A DNA window from Eikenella exigua contains the following coding sequences:
- a CDS encoding NRAMP family divalent metal transporter, whose amino-acid sequence MSEHHAHTSTWKSRINALGPGIMMASAAVGGSHLIASTQAGALYGWQLALIIILTNLFKYPFFRFSAHYTLDMGKSLIEGYAEKSRFYLWVFLILCVASATINAGAVAVVTAAIVKMAIPSLTLDVGAISALIMASCLIILASGRYKALDNVSKIIIVSLTIATVAAAAIAMSRGMQMKPDFIEPTPWTFTALGFLIALMGWMPAPIEISAINSLWVTEKQRLNPSSYRDGIFDFNVGYITSAVLAVVFLALGAYVQYGNGEEVQMAGGKYVSQLINMYAVTIGSWSKPLVAFIAFACMYGTTITVVDGYARAIAEPIRLLRGKDKTGNIELFAWNTWVAGSGLAVIFWFNSAMAELLKFAMITAFLSAPVFAWLNYRLVKGDKRHKLTTGMNFLAIIGLIYLTGFTLLFLLNLSGLLDSLK is encoded by the coding sequence ATGTCTGAACACCACGCACACACTTCAACTTGGAAAAGCCGCATCAATGCGCTTGGCCCTGGAATCATGATGGCCTCGGCAGCAGTGGGCGGCTCACACCTGATTGCTTCCACCCAGGCCGGCGCACTCTACGGCTGGCAGCTTGCACTGATCATCATCCTCACCAACCTGTTTAAATACCCATTTTTCCGTTTCAGCGCACACTACACATTGGACATGGGCAAAAGCCTGATTGAGGGCTATGCCGAGAAAAGCCGCTTTTATCTGTGGGTATTCCTGATTTTGTGTGTGGCATCGGCCACGATTAATGCCGGCGCAGTGGCGGTGGTCACTGCCGCCATCGTCAAAATGGCGATTCCTTCGCTAACATTGGATGTAGGCGCAATCTCCGCGCTGATTATGGCTTCCTGCCTGATTATCCTGGCCAGCGGGCGCTACAAGGCTTTGGATAATGTTTCCAAAATCATCATCGTGAGCCTCACCATCGCCACCGTGGCCGCTGCCGCCATCGCCATGTCGCGCGGCATGCAGATGAAGCCCGACTTTATCGAGCCTACGCCGTGGACATTCACCGCCTTGGGTTTCCTCATCGCACTGATGGGCTGGATGCCGGCACCGATTGAAATTTCGGCCATCAATTCGCTGTGGGTAACCGAAAAACAACGGCTCAATCCTTCCAGCTACCGCGACGGCATTTTCGACTTCAACGTCGGCTACATCACCAGCGCCGTGCTGGCCGTGGTGTTTCTTGCTTTGGGCGCGTATGTGCAATACGGCAACGGCGAAGAAGTGCAGATGGCAGGTGGCAAATACGTGAGCCAACTGATCAATATGTATGCCGTTACCATTGGCAGCTGGTCGAAACCGCTGGTGGCCTTTATCGCCTTCGCCTGCATGTATGGCACCACGATTACCGTGGTAGACGGCTACGCACGCGCCATTGCCGAACCCATCCGCCTGCTGCGCGGCAAAGATAAAACCGGCAATATCGAGCTCTTTGCCTGGAATACTTGGGTGGCCGGCTCCGGATTGGCCGTGATTTTCTGGTTCAACAGTGCCATGGCCGAACTGCTCAAATTCGCCATGATCACCGCCTTCCTCTCCGCCCCCGTGTTTGCCTGGCTCAACTACCGCCTCGTGAAAGGCGATAAACGCCATAAGCTCACCACCGGCATGAACTTCCTCGCCATCATCGGCCTCATCTACCTCACTGGATTTACCCTGCTGTTCCTGCTGAACTTGAGCGGCCTGTTGGATTCCCTCAAATAA
- a CDS encoding NADH dehydrogenase, which produces MTEQELIRRFHQALAEIAQLAGAIGEQHWQQAFFDKARHTLANEALLARERLRLACEQSHVFGGMGSWNDSPPFSAAEHGLLEEFEQTTAALYEIRSAAIVHLRRRGRGQG; this is translated from the coding sequence ATGACCGAGCAAGAATTAATCCGCCGTTTTCATCAGGCTTTGGCTGAGATTGCCCAACTGGCCGGAGCCATCGGCGAGCAGCATTGGCAACAGGCTTTTTTTGACAAGGCACGGCACACGCTGGCCAACGAAGCCCTGCTTGCGCGGGAACGCCTGCGGCTGGCCTGCGAACAGAGCCATGTGTTTGGCGGTATGGGCTCTTGGAACGATTCCCCGCCGTTTTCCGCCGCCGAGCACGGCCTGCTGGAAGAGTTTGAGCAAACCACCGCCGCGCTGTATGAAATACGTTCGGCCGCCATCGTGCATTTGAGGCGGCGGGGCAGGGGGCAAGGGTAG
- a CDS encoding CTP synthase — MTKFIFVTGGVVSSLGKGIAAASIAAILESRGLNVTMLKLDPYINVDPGTMSPFQHGEVFVTEDGAETDLDLGHYERFIDAKLTRANSFSAGQVYENVIAKERRGDYLGGTVQVIPHITDEIKRRIHEGAANKDVAIVEIGGTVGDIESLPFLEAIRQMRSQLGRANTLFVHLSYVPYIAAAGEIKTKPTQHSVKELREIGIQPDVLICRMDRLLPEEERRKIALFCNVEERAVIGCYDADSIYKIPEMLHGQGIDDAICEQLQLNIRQADLTEWRKIVYAIEHPKHTVHIAMVGKYVDLTESYKSLSEALKHAGIHTETKVCITYIDSENIETEGTDCLKNFDAILVPGGFGVRGVEGKIAAARYARENKVPYLGICLGMQIALIEFARHMAGMEGANSTEFDLKTPYPVVALIDEWQTADGAVEKRDEHADLGGTMRLGAQEVELAAGSLAAAIYGSTNIKERHRHRYEVNNHFVPALEKAGLVISGVSGGRERLVETIELPQGTHPWFFASQFHPEFTSTPRKGHPLFTSFIKAALQHKE; from the coding sequence ATGACCAAATTTATTTTCGTAACCGGCGGAGTGGTATCTTCCTTAGGGAAAGGTATCGCCGCCGCTTCTATTGCCGCCATTCTCGAATCGCGCGGGCTGAACGTAACCATGCTTAAGCTGGATCCGTATATCAACGTGGATCCTGGTACGATGAGCCCCTTCCAGCACGGCGAGGTGTTCGTGACCGAAGACGGCGCGGAAACCGACCTCGACCTCGGCCACTACGAACGTTTTATCGACGCCAAGCTCACCCGCGCCAACAGCTTCAGCGCCGGGCAGGTGTATGAAAACGTGATTGCCAAAGAGCGGCGCGGCGACTACTTGGGCGGTACGGTGCAGGTGATTCCGCATATCACCGACGAAATCAAACGCCGCATCCACGAAGGTGCGGCCAATAAAGACGTGGCTATTGTGGAAATCGGCGGCACGGTGGGCGATATCGAATCGCTACCATTTTTGGAAGCTATCCGCCAGATGCGCAGCCAGCTCGGCCGCGCTAACACGCTGTTTGTGCACTTAAGCTACGTTCCCTACATCGCCGCTGCTGGCGAAATCAAAACCAAGCCCACCCAGCATTCGGTGAAAGAACTGCGCGAAATCGGTATCCAGCCCGACGTGCTCATCTGCCGTATGGACAGACTGCTGCCCGAAGAAGAGCGGCGAAAAATCGCCTTGTTCTGCAACGTGGAAGAGCGCGCCGTGATCGGCTGCTACGATGCCGACAGCATCTATAAGATCCCCGAAATGCTACACGGCCAGGGCATCGATGATGCCATCTGCGAGCAGCTCCAGCTCAACATCCGGCAGGCCGATCTCACCGAATGGCGCAAAATCGTGTATGCCATCGAGCATCCGAAGCACACTGTGCACATCGCCATGGTGGGCAAATATGTGGATCTGACCGAATCCTACAAATCGCTCAGCGAAGCCCTGAAGCATGCCGGCATCCACACCGAAACCAAAGTGTGCATCACCTATATCGACAGCGAAAACATCGAAACCGAAGGCACCGACTGCCTGAAAAACTTCGATGCCATCCTCGTACCCGGCGGCTTCGGCGTGCGCGGTGTGGAAGGCAAAATCGCTGCCGCCCGCTATGCCCGCGAAAACAAAGTGCCCTATTTGGGTATTTGTCTCGGTATGCAGATTGCGCTCATCGAGTTTGCCCGCCACATGGCCGGCATGGAAGGCGCCAATTCCACCGAGTTTGATTTGAAAACGCCCTATCCCGTGGTGGCGCTGATTGATGAATGGCAAACCGCCGACGGCGCGGTGGAAAAACGCGATGAACACGCCGATTTGGGAGGCACCATGCGCTTGGGCGCGCAGGAAGTGGAGCTCGCCGCCGGCAGTCTGGCCGCAGCCATCTACGGCAGCACCAACATCAAAGAACGCCACCGCCACCGTTATGAAGTAAACAACCACTTCGTACCGGCGCTGGAAAAGGCCGGGTTGGTGATCAGCGGCGTATCCGGCGGGCGCGAACGCTTGGTGGAAACCATCGAGTTGCCGCAGGGTACGCATCCTTGGTTCTTCGCCAGCCAGTTCCACCCCGAATTCACTTCCACCCCGCGCAAAGGGCATCCGCTGTTTACTTCGTTTATCAAGGCGGCCTTGCAGCATAAGGAATAG
- the gmk gene encoding guanylate kinase: MQGNIFVISAASGTGKTTLIARLLQHHSDIRVSISHTTRAPRRGEENGKHYHFVSVPEFERMIEEGRFVEYAKVYGNYYGTSTQSLESLTRQGTDVILEIDTQGAEQIRRQLPQAYSIFIAPPSLGTLEQRLRQRAADAPQVIAVRLAEARNEIEQARLFDYLVINDDLTAAEAALLHIIKSQRFHLENQTPFLTKLLGGSENA; the protein is encoded by the coding sequence ATGCAAGGCAATATTTTCGTTATTTCCGCTGCCTCCGGCACCGGCAAAACTACACTGATCGCCCGGCTGCTGCAGCACCATTCCGACATCCGCGTGTCCATTTCCCACACCACCCGTGCCCCGCGCCGAGGCGAAGAAAACGGCAAGCACTACCACTTCGTCAGCGTACCCGAATTCGAGCGCATGATAGAAGAAGGCCGATTCGTGGAGTACGCCAAAGTGTACGGCAACTATTACGGCACCAGCACCCAAAGCCTGGAAAGCCTCACCCGCCAAGGCACCGACGTTATCCTCGAAATCGACACCCAAGGCGCGGAGCAAATCCGCCGCCAGCTGCCACAGGCCTACAGCATCTTCATCGCCCCGCCCTCCTTAGGCACTTTGGAACAGCGCCTGCGCCAGCGCGCCGCCGATGCCCCGCAGGTGATTGCTGTGCGGCTGGCCGAAGCGCGCAACGAAATCGAACAGGCACGCCTGTTCGACTACCTAGTGATCAACGACGACCTCACTGCCGCCGAAGCTGCCCTGTTGCACATTATCAAATCCCAGCGTTTTCATTTGGAAAACCAAACGCCCTTCCTCACCAAACTGCTTGGCGGTAGCGAAAACGCCTGA
- the rpoZ gene encoding DNA-directed RNA polymerase subunit omega, translated as MARITVEDCISRIPNHFNLTLAAAYRARQLANGSMPLVDDIRNNKPTVTALREIAAGQIGEEILSRSK; from the coding sequence ATGGCACGTATTACTGTAGAAGACTGCATCAGCCGTATCCCCAACCACTTCAACCTCACCCTGGCCGCCGCCTACCGCGCCCGCCAGCTGGCCAACGGCTCCATGCCGCTGGTGGACGATATCCGCAACAACAAACCAACTGTAACCGCCCTGCGCGAAATCGCTGCCGGCCAAATCGGCGAAGAAATTCTTTCCCGCAGCAAGTAA
- a CDS encoding RelA/SpoT family protein — protein MIAPSADYAAPVAAWREHLFAQTGYLKKMERWALLEAACVYIYDTATKQGQPERLERAFRLTAALAEEKQRVHALCAVLVQIAMEDLGTQADPAFLQPTFGEVCIEIIAHIHTNPEAGQEAQLTQCRRQINEVYHLIIERSRQSLLHAAGYLKTEEQSLLNRACDFGIRAHQNQFRNSGVPYITHPMAVTQQLAEWHIDAQGLCAGVLHDVLEDTGTSKEELAAEFGQAIANMVDGLSKLEKLEYDSQAEHQAESFRKLIMAMTKDIRVIIIKLSDRLHNMRTLDAKKPDSRRRIAHETLEIYAQLANRIGLNQAYRELQDLSFKYLLPNRYAVLERARQASRRNRRDVVGKVLSAFSQRLVSANIEAKICGREKNLYSIYKKMQDKKLHFSEVMDIYGFRVIVNNIPACYAALGALHSLYKPKPGHIKDYIAIPKANGYQSLHTTLVGPFGLPIEVQIRTREMDKVAEEGVASHLLYKNPATDPAAQRTHQWLQNILDFQAQGDSAIEFLEHVKVDLFPREVYVFTPKGKILVLPEGATPVDFAYAVHTDIGHRCIAARVNNNMVSLRTRLRTGDSVEIITSNTARPNPAWLNFVISGRARSAIRNKLKNIDRSDAVRLGEQLLQRALTALLPQELLLSEDLKQSYLDDLSRKNTSFEDILYDVGMGRLAPVSVAMHIAEIAGRQPENNGVKIAPISVGSSDSGRVQLASCCHPIPGDSIKALLVRDHGLIIHRDTCPNTLKAPPEQQLDANWEGIEQKKTYHTSITVSAKRAHGLLAAMAQAVSGHGADIESVDTLSSAQENNEGFIEFSFRLQVSNLGQLKQIIHSLHTISQVRKVQRQ, from the coding sequence ATGATTGCCCCCAGCGCCGATTATGCCGCCCCCGTTGCTGCCTGGCGTGAACACCTGTTTGCCCAAACAGGCTACCTGAAAAAAATGGAACGCTGGGCCTTGCTCGAAGCCGCCTGCGTTTACATTTACGACACCGCCACCAAGCAGGGGCAGCCCGAGCGGCTCGAACGCGCCTTCCGCCTCACCGCCGCACTGGCCGAAGAAAAACAGCGCGTGCACGCCCTGTGCGCGGTGCTAGTACAAATTGCCATGGAAGACCTCGGCACACAGGCAGACCCTGCCTTTTTGCAGCCCACATTCGGCGAAGTGTGCATCGAAATCATCGCCCACATCCACACCAACCCAGAAGCCGGTCAAGAAGCCCAGCTCACCCAGTGCCGCCGGCAAATCAACGAGGTTTACCACCTCATCATCGAACGCAGCCGCCAATCCCTGCTGCACGCCGCAGGCTACCTGAAAACCGAAGAACAAAGCCTGCTCAACCGCGCCTGCGATTTCGGCATCCGCGCCCACCAAAACCAATTCCGCAACAGTGGCGTGCCCTACATTACCCACCCTATGGCCGTGACTCAACAGCTGGCCGAATGGCACATCGATGCCCAAGGCCTGTGCGCTGGTGTGCTGCACGACGTGCTCGAAGACACTGGTACGAGCAAAGAAGAGCTTGCCGCCGAATTCGGCCAAGCCATCGCCAACATGGTGGATGGCCTTTCCAAGCTGGAAAAGCTCGAATACGACAGCCAGGCCGAGCACCAGGCCGAGAGCTTCCGCAAGCTCATCATGGCAATGACCAAAGACATCCGTGTCATCATCATCAAGCTCTCCGACCGTCTGCACAATATGCGCACGCTCGATGCCAAAAAGCCCGACAGCCGCCGCCGCATCGCCCATGAAACGCTGGAAATCTACGCCCAGCTCGCCAACCGCATAGGCCTCAACCAAGCCTACCGCGAACTGCAAGATCTCTCCTTCAAATATCTGCTGCCCAACCGCTACGCCGTGCTCGAACGCGCCCGCCAAGCCAGCCGTCGTAACCGCCGCGACGTGGTGGGCAAAGTATTGAGCGCCTTCAGCCAGCGGCTGGTAAGTGCCAATATCGAAGCCAAAATCTGTGGCCGTGAAAAAAACCTCTACAGCATCTACAAGAAAATGCAGGACAAAAAACTGCATTTTTCCGAAGTGATGGATATTTACGGTTTCCGCGTCATCGTAAACAACATCCCTGCCTGCTACGCTGCCCTCGGCGCGCTACACAGCCTCTATAAACCCAAGCCCGGCCACATCAAAGACTACATCGCCATCCCCAAGGCCAATGGTTACCAAAGCCTGCATACCACCCTGGTCGGCCCCTTCGGCCTGCCCATCGAAGTGCAAATCCGCACCCGCGAAATGGATAAAGTGGCCGAAGAAGGCGTGGCCAGCCATCTGCTCTACAAAAACCCCGCCACCGACCCCGCCGCCCAACGCACCCACCAATGGCTGCAAAATATTCTCGACTTCCAAGCCCAAGGTGACAGCGCCATCGAATTCCTTGAACACGTTAAAGTGGATTTGTTCCCGCGTGAAGTGTATGTGTTTACCCCAAAGGGCAAAATCCTCGTGCTGCCCGAAGGCGCCACACCGGTGGATTTCGCCTATGCCGTGCACACCGACATCGGCCACCGCTGCATTGCCGCCCGCGTCAACAACAACATGGTTTCCCTGCGCACCCGCCTGCGCACTGGCGACAGCGTGGAAATCATTACTTCCAACACCGCCCGTCCCAATCCGGCCTGGCTCAACTTCGTGATTTCCGGCCGCGCCCGCAGTGCCATCCGCAACAAACTCAAAAACATCGACCGCAGCGATGCCGTTCGCCTGGGTGAGCAACTGCTGCAACGCGCCCTCACCGCCTTGCTGCCCCAAGAGCTCCTACTCTCCGAAGATCTCAAGCAAAGCTATCTCGACGATCTCAGCCGCAAAAACACCAGCTTCGAAGACATCCTCTACGACGTGGGCATGGGCAGGCTCGCCCCCGTATCCGTAGCCATGCACATTGCCGAAATCGCCGGCCGCCAGCCCGAAAACAACGGCGTGAAAATCGCCCCTATCAGCGTGGGCAGCAGCGACAGCGGCCGTGTCCAACTTGCTTCCTGCTGCCACCCCATCCCCGGCGACAGTATCAAAGCCCTGCTCGTGAGAGACCACGGCCTCATCATCCACCGCGATACCTGCCCCAATACCCTCAAAGCCCCACCCGAGCAGCAGCTGGATGCCAACTGGGAAGGCATCGAGCAAAAGAAAACCTACCACACCAGCATCACCGTATCCGCCAAACGCGCCCACGGCCTGCTCGCCGCCATGGCACAAGCCGTATCCGGGCATGGTGCCGACATCGAATCGGTTGATACCCTCAGCTCCGCGCAGGAAAACAACGAAGGCTTCATCGAATTCAGCTTCCGCCTCCAAGTATCCAACCTCGGACAACTCAAGCAAATCATCCATTCCCTGCATACCATTTCGCAGGTACGCAAAGTGCAGCGCCAATGA
- a CDS encoding DUF3079 domain-containing protein gives MAKKFPISPKHPERICWGCDKYCRTEDLQCGNGCERIQHPIETDGPKWYKSGDWSNLFSDEQQIELGFKAAPTPAPKTTSKPHIKLPLKQH, from the coding sequence ATGGCCAAAAAATTCCCCATTTCCCCCAAACACCCCGAACGCATCTGCTGGGGTTGTGACAAATACTGCCGCACCGAAGATCTGCAATGCGGCAATGGCTGCGAACGTATCCAACATCCCATTGAAACCGACGGCCCCAAATGGTATAAAAGCGGCGACTGGAGCAACCTGTTCAGCGATGAGCAGCAAATCGAACTCGGCTTCAAAGCCGCACCTACTCCCGCCCCTAAAACTACGTCCAAACCCCATATCAAACTGCCCCTCAAACAGCATTAG
- a CDS encoding D-2-hydroxyacid dehydrogenase gives MHIVFLDRDTLPARPLSFNFPHTLHEFPATAPEQTNSHLAGAQIGITNKVAIRAEHLAANPQLKLIAVAATGYDHIDLAAAKAAGVTVCNVRNYSSESVAQHAFMMLLALIRHLPACMRDIAAGAWQQSPQFVHFNTPMHDLGGKTLAIFGRGNIGRTLAGYAQAFGMKVIWGEHKHAAAVREGYTPFQVALQQADAVSLHCPLNEHTRHMIGEAELRLMKPTAILINTGRGGLADEQAVFAALQQGRLGGAGFDVLSQEPPRQGNPLLAPLPNLIVTPHIAWTSQEALLNMTEILEANITAFAEGRPQNAL, from the coding sequence ATGCACATCGTCTTCCTCGACCGCGACACTCTCCCCGCCCGTCCGCTCTCTTTCAACTTTCCCCATACCCTGCACGAATTTCCGGCCACCGCGCCCGAGCAAACCAACTCCCACCTCGCCGGCGCGCAAATCGGCATCACCAACAAAGTTGCCATCCGTGCCGAACACCTCGCCGCCAACCCCCAGCTCAAACTCATCGCCGTGGCCGCCACCGGCTACGATCACATCGACCTGGCCGCCGCCAAGGCCGCCGGCGTTACCGTGTGCAACGTGCGCAACTACAGCAGCGAAAGCGTGGCCCAGCACGCCTTCATGATGCTGCTCGCCCTCATCCGCCACTTGCCCGCCTGTATGCGCGACATCGCTGCCGGCGCCTGGCAGCAATCCCCCCAATTCGTCCATTTCAACACCCCCATGCACGACCTCGGCGGCAAAACCCTCGCCATCTTCGGCCGCGGCAATATCGGCCGCACCCTCGCCGGCTATGCCCAGGCCTTCGGCATGAAAGTCATCTGGGGCGAACACAAACACGCAGCCGCCGTGCGCGAAGGCTACACCCCGTTTCAGGTAGCCTTGCAGCAGGCCGATGCCGTTTCCTTGCACTGCCCGCTCAACGAGCACACCCGCCACATGATCGGCGAGGCCGAGCTGCGCCTGATGAAACCCACCGCCATCCTCATCAACACCGGCCGCGGCGGCCTCGCCGACGAACAAGCCGTATTCGCCGCTCTGCAACAAGGCCGGCTCGGCGGCGCCGGTTTCGACGTACTCAGCCAAGAACCCCCGCGCCAAGGCAACCCCTTGCTCGCCCCGTTGCCCAACCTCATTGTTACCCCGCATATCGCCTGGACCAGCCAGGAGGCCCTGCTCAATATGACCGAAATCCTCGAAGCCAACATCACCGCCTTCGCCGAAGGCAGGCCGCAAAACGCGTTATAG
- a CDS encoding 5-(carboxyamino)imidazole ribonucleotide synthase — protein sequence MTKAKTTPILPPAMLGILGGGQLGRMFTVAAKQMGYSVTVLDPDPNSPAAVLADKHICAPYDDLGALADLSICAAITTEFENVNAQAMRALALETRVCPSGDSVEIAQNRIQEKAWIAKAGLQTAPYLPVTQEANLTDEALEPLLPGIFKTAMFGYDGKGQVRVSSPKEARAAFKRLGSVPCVLEKMLNLHSEISVIVCRLNSQQVECFPPAENRHEDGILAYSIVPARLPDEVQKQAQAMACQLAEAMNYVGVLAVEIFVIGNDHKLIVNEIAPRPHNSGHYTLDACASNQFEQQVRLMCGLPPADTRLLSCCSMANLLGDIWLPAGKVNWLPLLQRPDVCLHLYGKKDARPKRKMGHFTVLSSQSADIAFMLAHKLQRQLQRKGK from the coding sequence ATGACCAAAGCGAAAACAACGCCGATTTTACCACCCGCCATGCTGGGCATTTTGGGCGGAGGCCAGTTGGGCCGGATGTTTACCGTGGCCGCCAAACAAATGGGCTACAGCGTTACCGTGCTCGATCCCGATCCCAACTCCCCTGCTGCTGTGCTGGCCGACAAACACATCTGTGCCCCGTATGATGACCTCGGTGCACTGGCCGACCTTTCCATCTGCGCCGCCATTACCACCGAATTTGAAAACGTCAATGCCCAGGCTATGCGCGCCTTGGCCTTAGAAACCCGCGTTTGTCCCAGCGGCGATAGCGTGGAAATCGCCCAAAACCGCATTCAAGAAAAAGCCTGGATAGCCAAAGCTGGCCTCCAAACCGCGCCTTACCTGCCTGTTACCCAAGAAGCCAACCTCACCGACGAAGCCCTCGAGCCGCTCCTGCCCGGCATCTTCAAAACTGCCATGTTTGGCTATGACGGCAAAGGCCAGGTGCGCGTGTCCAGCCCGAAAGAAGCCCGCGCCGCTTTCAAACGGCTCGGCAGCGTGCCTTGCGTGTTGGAAAAAATGCTCAACCTGCATTCCGAGATTTCCGTGATCGTGTGCCGACTCAACAGCCAGCAGGTGGAATGCTTCCCGCCTGCCGAAAACCGCCACGAAGACGGCATCCTCGCCTACTCTATTGTGCCTGCCCGCCTGCCTGACGAAGTGCAGAAACAGGCACAGGCAATGGCCTGCCAGCTGGCCGAAGCCATGAATTACGTCGGTGTGCTGGCTGTGGAAATCTTCGTGATCGGCAACGACCACAAACTGATTGTGAACGAAATCGCCCCGCGCCCGCACAACTCCGGCCACTACACTTTGGATGCCTGCGCCAGCAACCAATTCGAGCAGCAAGTGCGCCTCATGTGCGGCCTGCCGCCCGCCGATACCCGTTTGCTCTCCTGCTGCAGCATGGCCAATCTTTTGGGCGATATTTGGCTACCCGCAGGCAAAGTAAACTGGCTGCCGCTTCTGCAACGCCCCGACGTGTGCCTGCATCTCTATGGCAAAAAAGATGCCCGCCCGAAACGCAAGATGGGTCACTTCACCGTGCTCTCCTCACAATCTGCCGACATCGCTTTTATGCTTGCACACAAATTGCAGCGGCAACTGCAACGCAAAGGGAAATAG
- the kdsA gene encoding 3-deoxy-8-phosphooctulonate synthase, whose product MQTALSQIPLHGFAIANNHPFVLFGGMNVLESRDLAMEIAATYVEICRKLDIPYVFKASFDKANRSSLHSFRGPGLEKGLQWLADIKSAYGVPVITDIHEPYQAAPAAEVADILQLPAFLSRQTDLVHAMARTGAIINVKKAQFLAPHEMRHIINKCLEAGNDKIILCERGSTFGYNNLVVDMLGFDTMKQMNVPVFFDVTHSLQQPGARSDSAGGRREQIVTLARAGMAVGLAGLFLEAHPDPEQAKCDGPCALHLSQLEPFLSQLKQIDNLVKGFAELDTH is encoded by the coding sequence ATGCAAACCGCCCTTTCGCAAATCCCGCTTCACGGCTTCGCCATTGCCAACAATCACCCCTTTGTTTTGTTCGGCGGCATGAACGTGCTGGAAAGCCGCGATTTGGCCATGGAAATTGCCGCCACTTATGTGGAAATCTGCCGCAAGCTAGATATTCCCTATGTATTCAAAGCCAGTTTCGACAAGGCCAACCGCTCCAGCCTGCATTCTTTCCGCGGACCGGGTTTGGAAAAGGGTTTGCAATGGTTGGCCGATATTAAATCGGCCTACGGCGTGCCAGTGATTACCGACATCCACGAACCTTACCAAGCCGCGCCAGCGGCGGAGGTGGCCGATATTTTGCAGCTGCCGGCCTTTTTGAGCCGCCAAACCGATCTGGTGCACGCCATGGCGCGCACTGGTGCGATTATCAACGTGAAAAAGGCGCAATTCCTCGCCCCGCATGAAATGCGACACATCATCAACAAGTGCCTGGAGGCGGGCAATGATAAAATCATCTTGTGCGAGCGCGGCTCTACCTTCGGCTACAACAACTTGGTGGTGGATATGCTCGGCTTTGACACCATGAAGCAGATGAACGTGCCGGTGTTTTTCGACGTTACCCACAGCCTGCAGCAGCCCGGCGCACGCAGCGATTCAGCCGGCGGGCGGCGAGAGCAGATTGTTACCTTGGCGCGCGCCGGCATGGCGGTGGGGCTGGCCGGGCTGTTTTTGGAAGCACACCCCGATCCCGAGCAGGCCAAGTGCGACGGCCCCTGCGCCCTGCACCTAAGCCAGCTCGAGCCTTTCTTGAGCCAGCTCAAGCAGATTGATAATCTGGTAAAAGGTTTTGCCGAGCTGGATACGCATTAA
- a CDS encoding DUF4870 family protein: MTTQSDSAYPVPTAGTPTPEQRNYMYAIYGLYALGVVSFAMPTIIGAIVAYVKRDDMRGTIYFDHIQFLLRTFWASLIGLAASCLLMITIIGLIIGMPLFLLVGLWYLFRVVAGIVRLIDNQSVTPDGWLM; this comes from the coding sequence ATGACTACACAATCCGATTCCGCCTACCCCGTGCCCACTGCTGGCACACCCACGCCTGAGCAGCGCAACTATATGTATGCGATTTACGGCCTGTATGCGCTGGGCGTAGTCAGCTTTGCCATGCCCACCATCATCGGTGCCATCGTGGCCTATGTGAAGCGCGACGATATGCGCGGTACGATTTATTTCGACCACATCCAATTCCTGCTGCGCACTTTTTGGGCCAGCCTGATCGGGTTGGCAGCAAGCTGTCTGTTGATGATCACGATTATCGGCCTAATCATCGGCATGCCGCTGTTCTTGCTAGTCGGCCTGTGGTATCTCTTCCGCGTGGTGGCCGGTATTGTGCGTTTAATCGACAATCAATCCGTCACACCGGACGGCTGGCTGATGTAA